A portion of the Pedobacter cryoconitis genome contains these proteins:
- a CDS encoding mechanosensitive ion channel family protein: MIEEKQRSTRREFLMIIIKTIILFVLAYFETYQPVIFTDFPFIALTAHAFMVFLGPSVAVSFLRLVVIYWYIKKHRFKSTIKDNFILGINRIVSILNTVFGVIAIMIWMGIKPLEFLTSITIVAAAIAVTFKDYITNMINGLIIMFSDRLSLGDHIRVNDNEGKILDITLINMILQNEDNDMVIIPNSVVFSSVIINQSKQNIKKLSVEFEMALQFGYTPDFLEEHLYQAVDNFKDNIVSSGLTIKTLAINKDIAKFKAQVLLNNYDKLKEREIRRVLNTAIIKLTVPEQQLPGKA; encoded by the coding sequence ATGATAGAAGAAAAACAACGGAGTACAAGAAGGGAATTTCTGATGATTATCATCAAAACTATCATTCTCTTTGTGCTGGCGTATTTTGAAACTTATCAGCCGGTAATATTTACCGATTTTCCTTTTATAGCGCTGACTGCTCACGCATTTATGGTGTTTCTCGGACCCAGCGTTGCAGTCTCATTTCTGCGCCTGGTTGTCATTTACTGGTATATTAAGAAACATCGCTTTAAGTCCACGATCAAGGATAACTTCATTCTGGGCATTAACAGGATAGTTTCAATTCTGAATACCGTATTTGGAGTAATTGCAATCATGATCTGGATGGGGATCAAACCGCTGGAATTCTTAACCAGTATTACGATTGTAGCGGCAGCTATTGCAGTTACTTTTAAAGATTATATTACCAATATGATTAATGGGTTGATCATTATGTTCTCAGACCGTTTATCATTAGGTGATCATATCCGTGTAAATGATAATGAAGGAAAAATACTGGACATTACCCTGATTAACATGATTCTTCAGAATGAAGATAATGATATGGTTATTATCCCTAACTCTGTGGTATTCAGTTCCGTCATTATTAACCAGTCCAAACAGAATATTAAGAAATTAAGTGTAGAATTTGAAATGGCACTTCAGTTCGGCTATACACCTGATTTTTTAGAAGAGCACTTGTATCAGGCTGTGGATAATTTTAAAGACAATATTGTATCCAGTGGGCTGACTATCAAAACACTGGCTATCAATAAAGATATTGCTAAATTTAAAGCACAGGTATTATTGAATAACTATGATAAGCTGAAAGAAAGAGAAATCAGGAGAGTATTGAATACTGCAATTATAAAGCTCACTGTACCAGAACAGCAACTACCTGGCAAGGCTTAA
- a CDS encoding ABC transporter ATP-binding protein gives MLNVIDLNIQFFNQEDRSWQTAVNQISFKAERGRVLGIVGESGSGKSVTSFAIMRLHDPLYTKISGDILFNEISLLSLSDKEMNTYRGNKIAMIFQEPMTSLNPVFTCGNQVQEAIMLHQSLSKQAAKEKTIELFKEVQLPRPETVFDTYPHQLSGGQKQRVMIAMALSCNPEFLIADEPTTALDVTVQQTILQLLLKIKEERNMGMIFISHDLAVISEIADDVAVMYKGTIVEQGSLEQLFKNPKHPYTKGLLACRPSPLYRLKKLPVVADFLKQGTDQPIAHLLAINSYTQQEIDSRRAVLYATPPLLKVHHLCTWFPVRNGLFGSAKEVVKAVDDVSFKLYPGETLGLVGESGCGKTTLGRTILRLIEPSSGSIIFDGQDITHLKKEKLRALRRDIQLIFQDPYSSLNSQLTVGNALMEPLQVHGVFNSNAERKAHVQHLLELVDLKPEHFNRYPHEFSGGQRQRIVIARALALQPKLIICDESVSALDVSVQAQVLNLLRRLQQEMGLTYIFISHDLAVVKHLSDRMIVMNKGKIEEEDFPEIIYEHPQTAYTQKLIAAIPGKLSLAR, from the coding sequence ATGTTAAACGTAATTGATCTGAATATCCAGTTTTTTAATCAGGAAGACCGCTCCTGGCAAACCGCAGTTAACCAGATCAGTTTCAAAGCTGAAAGAGGACGGGTTTTAGGGATAGTCGGCGAGTCCGGCTCTGGAAAGTCTGTGACCTCTTTCGCGATTATGCGTTTACATGATCCGTTGTACACTAAAATTAGTGGAGACATTCTTTTTAATGAAATCAGCCTGCTTTCCTTATCCGATAAGGAAATGAATACTTATAGGGGCAATAAAATTGCCATGATTTTTCAGGAACCCATGACCTCTCTGAATCCTGTTTTCACTTGTGGCAACCAGGTTCAGGAAGCAATTATGCTCCACCAAAGTCTGAGTAAACAAGCTGCAAAAGAAAAAACAATTGAACTTTTCAAGGAAGTACAACTGCCCCGTCCGGAGACAGTTTTCGATACCTATCCGCACCAGCTTTCAGGCGGACAAAAACAAAGGGTAATGATTGCAATGGCTTTAAGTTGCAACCCTGAATTTCTGATTGCCGATGAGCCTACCACTGCATTGGATGTAACGGTACAGCAAACGATTCTGCAGTTATTGCTTAAAATAAAAGAAGAAAGGAATATGGGAATGATTTTCATCTCTCATGATCTGGCAGTGATCAGTGAAATTGCTGATGATGTAGCTGTCATGTACAAAGGGACAATTGTAGAACAAGGATCGCTGGAACAGCTCTTTAAAAATCCAAAACATCCCTATACAAAGGGTTTGCTGGCTTGCAGGCCCTCTCCTTTATACCGTTTAAAAAAATTGCCGGTCGTAGCCGATTTCCTCAAACAGGGCACGGATCAGCCGATTGCTCATTTGCTGGCCATAAATAGTTATACGCAACAGGAAATTGACAGCAGAAGAGCAGTTTTGTATGCCACACCTCCCCTGCTCAAAGTGCATCATCTTTGTACGTGGTTCCCGGTCAGAAATGGTTTGTTCGGTTCTGCTAAAGAGGTGGTTAAAGCGGTAGATGATGTTAGTTTCAAACTTTATCCAGGAGAAACACTGGGTTTGGTTGGTGAATCAGGTTGTGGTAAAACTACGCTCGGCAGAACTATTTTACGTCTGATTGAGCCTTCTTCCGGCTCAATTATTTTTGACGGACAAGATATTACACATTTAAAAAAGGAAAAGCTCCGTGCACTGAGAAGAGATATACAACTCATTTTTCAAGATCCCTACTCTTCTTTAAATTCGCAGCTTACAGTAGGAAATGCATTAATGGAACCTTTGCAGGTACATGGTGTGTTTAACAGTAATGCGGAACGTAAAGCACATGTACAGCATTTACTGGAATTAGTGGATCTGAAACCTGAACATTTTAACCGTTATCCTCATGAATTTTCAGGAGGCCAGCGGCAGCGTATCGTGATTGCCCGTGCGCTTGCACTTCAGCCTAAACTGATTATCTGTGACGAATCTGTCTCTGCACTGGATGTTTCTGTACAGGCCCAGGTGTTAAATTTACTGAGAAGGTTACAGCAGGAAATGGGTTTGACTTATATTTTTATTTCTCATGACCTTGCAGTTGTTAAACACCTTTCGGACAGAATGATTGTGATGAATAAAGGAAAAATAGAGGAAGAAGATTTTCCGGAAATCATCTATGAACATCCTCAGACCGCTTACACGCAAAAGTTGATTGCTGCGATTCCGGGGAAATTAAGCCTTGCCAGGTAG
- the rnr gene encoding ribonuclease R, which translates to MAKKKSSQIKLVLTQLISDVLENSNNEALNYKQVSAKLNIKDEEARETILEILKEEAQKGVFSEPEKGKFKLKDLKTFITGKVDMTADGAAFIVPDDEFEKDVFVSARKLHNALNGDKVKVYIYAKKRGRKNEGEVVEIIQRLKTDFIGVIKISDRFAFVTIDDKKMLHDIFVPLSDLDGAKNGQKVQVAITDWPEGAKNPIGKIINILGTQGENNTEMNAILAQYGFPLSFPPEVEKEANEIPEAITEEELKNRRDFRDTVTFTIDPADAKDFDDAISFKKLPNGNYEVGVHIADVSHYVQPKTYLDKEAYSRATSVYLVDRVIPMLPERLSNGVCSLRPNEDKLCFAAVFELDEAANVVEEWFGRTVIHSDRRFSYEEAQEVIENKEGDYAQEILKLNELAYILRDRKFKNGAISFESTEVKFRLDEKGKPVGVYVKERKDAHKLIEDFMLLANKKVAEFIAKKGKGKAKYTFVYRSHDSPNLENLGNFALFAARFGYKINMKSDKDIAKSLNFLMEDVEGKKEQNVLTQLAIRSMAKAVYTTKKTSHYGLAFDHYTHFTSPIRRYPDVMVHRLLAAYLNGERSANEDEYETAASHSSAMEKRAADAERASIKYKQVEYLEENVGKLFMGIISGVTEWGMYVELIENKCEGMIRLKDIADDFYVLDEKNYCIVGQRKKKKYQLGDEVKVKVKRVDLSKRQIDFSLVQD; encoded by the coding sequence ATGGCAAAAAAGAAATCTTCTCAAATAAAACTCGTCTTAACTCAGTTAATCAGTGATGTTTTAGAGAATAGCAATAATGAAGCCTTGAATTATAAACAGGTTTCAGCCAAACTCAACATAAAAGACGAAGAAGCTAGGGAAACCATTTTAGAGATCCTGAAAGAAGAGGCACAAAAAGGTGTTTTTTCGGAACCTGAAAAAGGAAAATTCAAGCTTAAAGATTTAAAGACCTTTATCACCGGAAAAGTAGATATGACTGCCGATGGCGCAGCTTTTATCGTTCCTGATGATGAGTTTGAAAAAGACGTATTCGTATCGGCCCGTAAACTGCACAATGCACTGAACGGCGATAAAGTAAAAGTTTATATCTATGCTAAAAAAAGAGGCAGAAAAAATGAAGGCGAAGTCGTCGAAATTATACAACGCTTAAAAACTGATTTTATAGGCGTAATCAAAATATCTGATCGTTTTGCATTCGTCACTATAGATGATAAGAAAATGCTGCATGATATTTTTGTACCACTTAGTGACCTTGATGGTGCTAAAAATGGACAAAAAGTACAGGTAGCGATTACGGACTGGCCGGAGGGTGCAAAAAATCCTATCGGAAAAATTATCAATATCCTGGGTACTCAAGGGGAGAATAACACAGAAATGAATGCGATCCTTGCGCAATATGGTTTTCCCTTGTCTTTCCCTCCTGAAGTAGAGAAAGAAGCCAATGAAATTCCAGAAGCGATTACGGAAGAGGAATTGAAGAACCGCCGCGACTTCCGCGATACGGTAACTTTTACCATTGACCCCGCAGATGCAAAAGATTTTGATGATGCGATCTCCTTCAAAAAATTACCAAACGGCAATTATGAAGTTGGGGTACACATTGCGGATGTTTCGCATTATGTGCAACCTAAAACCTATTTAGATAAAGAGGCTTATTCCAGAGCTACTTCTGTTTACCTGGTAGACCGGGTAATCCCTATGCTTCCTGAAAGATTAAGTAATGGTGTTTGTTCGCTTCGCCCTAATGAAGATAAACTTTGCTTTGCAGCTGTTTTTGAATTAGATGAGGCAGCCAACGTAGTAGAGGAATGGTTCGGAAGAACTGTGATTCACTCCGACAGACGTTTCAGTTATGAAGAAGCTCAGGAAGTAATAGAAAATAAAGAAGGCGACTATGCCCAGGAAATCCTGAAGCTGAATGAGCTTGCTTATATTTTAAGAGACAGGAAGTTTAAAAATGGTGCGATAAGTTTTGAAAGTACTGAAGTAAAATTCAGACTGGATGAAAAAGGAAAACCAGTTGGTGTTTACGTCAAAGAACGTAAAGATGCCCATAAACTGATTGAAGACTTTATGTTACTGGCCAACAAAAAAGTAGCTGAATTTATTGCTAAAAAAGGTAAAGGAAAGGCTAAATATACTTTTGTATACCGTTCTCATGATTCTCCAAACCTGGAAAACCTGGGTAACTTTGCTTTATTCGCTGCCCGTTTTGGTTATAAAATCAACATGAAATCGGATAAGGATATTGCAAAATCACTGAATTTCCTGATGGAAGATGTGGAAGGCAAAAAAGAACAGAATGTATTAACACAACTGGCTATCCGTTCGATGGCCAAAGCGGTATATACGACTAAAAAAACAAGCCATTACGGCTTGGCTTTTGATCATTATACCCACTTCACCTCTCCTATCCGCCGTTACCCTGATGTGATGGTTCATCGCCTGCTGGCTGCTTATCTTAACGGAGAGCGCTCCGCAAATGAGGATGAATATGAAACGGCAGCTTCTCACTCTTCTGCCATGGAAAAACGTGCTGCTGATGCGGAACGTGCTTCTATTAAATACAAACAAGTAGAATACCTGGAAGAGAATGTAGGTAAGCTCTTTATGGGAATTATCTCTGGCGTGACCGAGTGGGGAATGTATGTAGAGCTGATCGAAAACAAGTGTGAGGGAATGATCAGACTGAAAGATATAGCTGATGATTTTTATGTACTGGACGAGAAAAACTACTGTATAGTAGGCCAGCGCAAGAAAAAGAAATATCAATTGGGTGATGAAGTCAAAGTGAAAGTAAAAAGAGTAGACCTTTCTAAACGTCAGATTGACTTTTCACTGGTACAGGATTAA